In Candidatus Binataceae bacterium, the following proteins share a genomic window:
- a CDS encoding nucleotidyltransferase domain-containing protein, with protein sequence MRFAAEIQGIFDRVVTRLGSVTGIEAIALGGSRARGTADRHSDIDLGIYYDSRKPFRLSTLDRAARDLDDRNRPGLLTPLGAWGTGVDGGGWLQIGGRHVDFLYRDLVAVRRAIKDCRVGRISAAYQLGHPMGFHCQIYPGEIRCCVPLHDPRSRLRQLKRQVATYPAIFRRAMVTKHFFDATFELAIAVKPAERGDTSYVTGSLFHAAGFMTLVLYALNRQWLINEKGMLPASRGFRIRPRGFHSTIEGVMAEPGRTPRALQRSVSRMRSLAIALRATAARAGIVVNGFDL encoded by the coding sequence GTGCGCTTTGCTGCGGAAATTCAGGGCATCTTCGATCGTGTAGTTACGCGACTTGGAAGCGTGACCGGAATCGAGGCGATCGCCCTGGGAGGATCGCGTGCTCGCGGCACAGCTGACCGTCACTCGGATATCGATCTGGGCATCTACTACGACTCGCGGAAGCCCTTTCGGCTCTCCACGCTAGATCGAGCCGCCCGAGATCTCGACGATCGCAACCGTCCTGGTCTGTTAACCCCGTTGGGTGCGTGGGGAACGGGCGTGGATGGAGGAGGATGGCTCCAGATCGGTGGACGGCACGTAGACTTTCTTTACCGTGACCTGGTGGCCGTCCGTCGTGCCATCAAAGATTGCCGCGTGGGACGGATTTCAGCCGCCTATCAACTCGGCCACCCGATGGGCTTTCATTGCCAGATTTACCCCGGCGAGATCCGCTGCTGCGTACCGCTTCACGATCCGCGCTCAAGGCTGCGACAGCTCAAGCGACAGGTCGCCACATATCCGGCGATATTCAGGCGCGCGATGGTTACCAAGCATTTTTTCGATGCGACCTTCGAGCTTGCGATTGCGGTCAAGCCCGCAGAGCGCGGAGACACGAGCTATGTGACGGGCTCTCTGTTTCACGCCGCGGGTTTCATGACGTTGGTCCTCTACGCGCTCAATCGCCAATGGCTAATCAATGAGAAGGGCATGCTTCCGGCATCGCGCGGGTTCAGAATTCGTCCACGAGGATTTCATTCGACAATCGAAGGCGTGATGGCTGAGCCGGGACGGACTCCACGCGCGCTCCAGCGCAGCGTCTCCCGGATGCGCTCGCTTGCGATCGCATTGCGTGCGACGGCGGCGCGCGCCGGTATCGTCGTCAACGGTTTCGATCTTTGA
- a CDS encoding DUF1328 family protein, whose translation MLYWALVFLIIALVAGAMGMGGIAGTAAGIARVLFGIFIVLFLVGLVLGLHVFS comes from the coding sequence ATGCTGTATTGGGCGTTGGTGTTTCTGATCATTGCGCTGGTCGCCGGGGCTATGGGAATGGGAGGCATTGCGGGCACGGCCGCGGGCATTGCGCGGGTGCTGTTCGGCATTTTCATCGTTCTGTTTCTTGTCGGGCTGGTGTTGGGCTTGCACGTTTTTTCCTGA
- a CDS encoding helix-turn-helix domain-containing protein produces the protein MKDDDKVLTVTEVAEYLHVHPSTIYRLLRKREIPAFRVGSDWRFNRESIDDWRTSREKR, from the coding sequence ATGAAGGACGACGATAAAGTTCTGACTGTAACGGAAGTCGCGGAATATCTGCATGTCCATCCCAGTACGATCTATCGCCTGCTGAGAAAACGAGAGATTCCCGCATTCCGAGTCGGCAGCGATTGGCGCTTCAATCGCGAAAGCATCGATGATTGGCGGACTTCGCGCGAGAAGCGATGA